From the Musa acuminata AAA Group cultivar baxijiao chromosome BXJ3-7, Cavendish_Baxijiao_AAA, whole genome shotgun sequence genome, one window contains:
- the LOC103972722 gene encoding receptor-like serine/threonine-protein kinase SD1-8 isoform X2, whose product MRRLSGAAFLPFLLIALLGPSNGADTLTFDHPLADGGEPLISEGGSFALGFFSPNGSDSRYIGIWYKKISVQTVVWVANRQRPVAGSHGSLSVATNGTLVITGENSTVVWSSPSLTLSDPVAHLLDDGNFVVREADGNPSDPNSFAWQSFDYPTDTLLPGMKLGWNLTTGFNRTLTSWASANDPAPGEYTFGIDLRGDPQIFEWSGTRQVWRAGPWNGLRFTGVPQMTSYNMLPLQFVVDATQVVYVFHTIDIWNVSRLVVNQSGTLQRLVWVNDSKFWNAFWYAPMDPCDNIFPCGPNAICDTSRSPLCGCPQGFQPKNPTNWGFRDGSDGCVRKTAVDCRNGTDGFVLVSGAKLPDTSSSTVEWVGTTLDQCRAKCLKNCSCTAYAQANISGSGSGCILWSTNLTDLRVFGSGGQDLYVRAAAADVDSESSHHRIYLIVITVILALFILILALVGCRVWRRKKRSSRSVSGMATSFAERHNDEGREAKDLDLPLFDLGTVADATGNFSMENKLGEGGFGPVYKGKLEDEQDIAVKRLSKTSVQGFDEFKNEVVLIAKLQHRNLVRLLGCCIQGEERMLIYEYMPNGSLDSFVFDKAKGLLLNWPTRYSIIVGIARGLLYLHQDSRLRIIHRDLKASNILLDMHMNPKISDFGMARIFGGDESEVNTKRVVGTYGYMSPEYAMDGIFSVKSDVFSFGVLVLEIISGKKNRGIYDSSRSLNLLGYTWSLWREGKGLDLVDEAIGDSYPKAEVLRCMKVGLLCVQERPEDRPTMSSVLFMLGSDSALLPQPRQPGFVAMRGPLDPDSSTSKQDSLSINNVSVTMFEGR is encoded by the exons ATGAGGAGGCTCTCCGGGGCCGCCTTCCTTCCCTTCCTCCTCATCGCTCTCCTCGGCCCTTCCAATGGAGCTGACACCTTGACTTTTGACCACCCCCTCGCCGACGGCGGGGAACCCTTGATCTCGGAGGGCGGCAGCTTCGCGTTGGGCTTCTTTAGCCCCAACGGTTCTGACAGCCGCTATATCGGGATATGGTACAAGAAGATCTCAGTCCAAACGGTGGTGTGGGTCGCCAATCGCCAGCGGCCTGTCGCCGGCAGCCATGGAAGCCTATCCGTGGCGACCAACGGAACGCTCGTCATCACCGGCGAGAACTCGACCGTCGTCTGGTCCTCGCCGTCGCTCACTCTTTCGGACCCGGTGGCGCATCTCCTCGACGATGGGAACTTTGTCGTCAGGGAGGCGGATGGTAATCCTAGTGATCCCAACAGCTTTGCGTGGCAGAGCTTCGACTACCCGACCGACACGCTCCTGCCGGGAATGAAGCTCGGGTGGAATCTGACGACCGGTTTCAACCGCACACTCACGTCGTGGGCGAGCGCCAACGACCCGGCGCCAGGCGAGTACACCTTCGGCATCGATCTGCGCGGCGATCCCCAGATCTTTGAATGGTCAGGGACGCGTCAGGTGTGGCGCGCTGGCCCATGGAACGGGCTGCGGTTCACCGGCGTCCCACAGATGACGTCCTACAACATGCTCCCGTTGCAGTTCGTCGTCGACGCCACCCAGGTCGTCTACGTCTTCCACACGATCGACATATGGAACGTCTCCAGGCTGGTCGTGAACCAGTCCGGCACCCTGCAGAGGCTGGTGTGGGTCAACGACAGCAAGTTCTGGAACGCCTTCTGGTACGCCCCAATGGACCCATGCGACAACATCTTCCCGTGCGGCCCCAACGCGATCTGCGACACCAGCAGGTCGCCGCTGTGCGGCTGCCCGCAGGGGTTCCAGCCGAAGAATCCGACCAACTGGGGATTCAGGGACGGCTCCGACGGGTGCGTGAGGAAGACGGCGGTGGACTGCCGGAACGGGACCGACGGGTTCGTCTTAGTGAGCGGCGCGAAGCTACCGGACACGTCGAGCTCGACGGTGGAATGGGTCGGCACGACCCTGGACCAGTGCAGAGCTAAGTGTTTGAAGAATTGCTCGTGCACGGCCTACGCTCAAGCCAACAtcagcgggagcggcagcgggtgcATACTATGGAGTACTAATCTCACAGATCTGAGGGTGTTCGGCAGTGGAGGACAGGATCTCTATGTCAGGGCGGCGGCCGCCGATGTAG ACTCAGAATCAAGTCATCACCGGATCTATTTGATCGTGATCACTGTGATCCTTGCTCTCTTCATCTTAATCCTGGCTTTGGTCGGTTGCCGTGTttggagaaggaagaaaagaagcagCAGAA GTGTGTCAGGCATGGCCACCTCCTTCGCAGAGCGACATAACGATGAAGGAAGAGAAGCGAAGGACTTGGACCTCCCGTTGTTCGATCTGGGAACGGTCGCAGACGCCACAGGCAACTTCTCCATGGAAAACAAGCTCGGCGAGGGGGGATTTGGTCCCGTGTACAAG GGTAAGCTGGAGGACGAGCAAGATATAGCTGTGAAGAGGCTGTCCAAGACATCGGTGCAGGGGTTCGATGAGTTCAAGAACGAGGTGGTGCTGATCGCCAAGCTGCAGCACCGTAACCTTGTTCGCCTTCTTGGTTGCTGCATTCAAGGAGAAGAAAGGATGTTGATCTACGAGTACATGCCCAACGGAAGCTTGGACTCCTTCGTCTTTG ATAAAGCCAAGGGTTTGTTGCTGAACTGGCCAACGCGTTACAGCATCATAGTTGGGATTGCCCGAGGCCTTCTGTACCTCCATCAGGATTCCAGATTGAGGATCATACACAGGGATCTGAAAGCTAGCAACATTCTTCTCGACATGCAcatgaaccctaagatatctgacTTCGGCATGGCAAGGATATTTGGAGGGGACGAATCGGAAGTAAACACCAAGAGAGTCGTCGGAACATA CGGATACATGTCTCCCGAATACGCCATGGATGGAATCTTCTCCGTGAAATCTGATGTGTTCAGTTTCGGCGTGTTGGTACTTGAGATCATCAGCGGCAAAAAGAACAGAGGAATCTATGACTCGTCACGCAGCCTCAATCTTCTGGGATAC ACGTGGAGCCTATGGAGAGAAGGTAAAGGCCTCGACTTGGTCGACGAAGCCATCGGCGACTCGTACCCAAAGGCGGAAGTCTTGAGGTGCATGAAGGTCGGACTTCTGTGCGTTCAGGAGCGACCGGAGGACCGACCGACGATGTCGTCGGTGCTGTTCATGTTGGGAAGCGACAGCGCGCTGCTGCCGCAGCCGAGGCAACCGGGCTTTGTTGCCATGAGAGGGCCGCTGGACCCCGATTCCTCGACGAGCAAGCAGGACTCGTTGTCCATCAACAATGTGTCGGTCACGATGTTTGAAGGTCGATGA
- the LOC103972722 gene encoding receptor-like serine/threonine-protein kinase SD1-8 isoform X1: MRRLSGAAFLPFLLIALLGPSNGADTLTFDHPLADGGEPLISEGGSFALGFFSPNGSDSRYIGIWYKKISVQTVVWVANRQRPVAGSHGSLSVATNGTLVITGENSTVVWSSPSLTLSDPVAHLLDDGNFVVREADGNPSDPNSFAWQSFDYPTDTLLPGMKLGWNLTTGFNRTLTSWASANDPAPGEYTFGIDLRGDPQIFEWSGTRQVWRAGPWNGLRFTGVPQMTSYNMLPLQFVVDATQVVYVFHTIDIWNVSRLVVNQSGTLQRLVWVNDSKFWNAFWYAPMDPCDNIFPCGPNAICDTSRSPLCGCPQGFQPKNPTNWGFRDGSDGCVRKTAVDCRNGTDGFVLVSGAKLPDTSSSTVEWVGTTLDQCRAKCLKNCSCTAYAQANISGSGSGCILWSTNLTDLRVFGSGGQDLYVRAAAADVDSESSHHRIYLIVITVILALFILILALVGCRVWRRKKRSSRTGVSGMATSFAERHNDEGREAKDLDLPLFDLGTVADATGNFSMENKLGEGGFGPVYKGKLEDEQDIAVKRLSKTSVQGFDEFKNEVVLIAKLQHRNLVRLLGCCIQGEERMLIYEYMPNGSLDSFVFDKAKGLLLNWPTRYSIIVGIARGLLYLHQDSRLRIIHRDLKASNILLDMHMNPKISDFGMARIFGGDESEVNTKRVVGTYGYMSPEYAMDGIFSVKSDVFSFGVLVLEIISGKKNRGIYDSSRSLNLLGYTWSLWREGKGLDLVDEAIGDSYPKAEVLRCMKVGLLCVQERPEDRPTMSSVLFMLGSDSALLPQPRQPGFVAMRGPLDPDSSTSKQDSLSINNVSVTMFEGR, encoded by the exons ATGAGGAGGCTCTCCGGGGCCGCCTTCCTTCCCTTCCTCCTCATCGCTCTCCTCGGCCCTTCCAATGGAGCTGACACCTTGACTTTTGACCACCCCCTCGCCGACGGCGGGGAACCCTTGATCTCGGAGGGCGGCAGCTTCGCGTTGGGCTTCTTTAGCCCCAACGGTTCTGACAGCCGCTATATCGGGATATGGTACAAGAAGATCTCAGTCCAAACGGTGGTGTGGGTCGCCAATCGCCAGCGGCCTGTCGCCGGCAGCCATGGAAGCCTATCCGTGGCGACCAACGGAACGCTCGTCATCACCGGCGAGAACTCGACCGTCGTCTGGTCCTCGCCGTCGCTCACTCTTTCGGACCCGGTGGCGCATCTCCTCGACGATGGGAACTTTGTCGTCAGGGAGGCGGATGGTAATCCTAGTGATCCCAACAGCTTTGCGTGGCAGAGCTTCGACTACCCGACCGACACGCTCCTGCCGGGAATGAAGCTCGGGTGGAATCTGACGACCGGTTTCAACCGCACACTCACGTCGTGGGCGAGCGCCAACGACCCGGCGCCAGGCGAGTACACCTTCGGCATCGATCTGCGCGGCGATCCCCAGATCTTTGAATGGTCAGGGACGCGTCAGGTGTGGCGCGCTGGCCCATGGAACGGGCTGCGGTTCACCGGCGTCCCACAGATGACGTCCTACAACATGCTCCCGTTGCAGTTCGTCGTCGACGCCACCCAGGTCGTCTACGTCTTCCACACGATCGACATATGGAACGTCTCCAGGCTGGTCGTGAACCAGTCCGGCACCCTGCAGAGGCTGGTGTGGGTCAACGACAGCAAGTTCTGGAACGCCTTCTGGTACGCCCCAATGGACCCATGCGACAACATCTTCCCGTGCGGCCCCAACGCGATCTGCGACACCAGCAGGTCGCCGCTGTGCGGCTGCCCGCAGGGGTTCCAGCCGAAGAATCCGACCAACTGGGGATTCAGGGACGGCTCCGACGGGTGCGTGAGGAAGACGGCGGTGGACTGCCGGAACGGGACCGACGGGTTCGTCTTAGTGAGCGGCGCGAAGCTACCGGACACGTCGAGCTCGACGGTGGAATGGGTCGGCACGACCCTGGACCAGTGCAGAGCTAAGTGTTTGAAGAATTGCTCGTGCACGGCCTACGCTCAAGCCAACAtcagcgggagcggcagcgggtgcATACTATGGAGTACTAATCTCACAGATCTGAGGGTGTTCGGCAGTGGAGGACAGGATCTCTATGTCAGGGCGGCGGCCGCCGATGTAG ACTCAGAATCAAGTCATCACCGGATCTATTTGATCGTGATCACTGTGATCCTTGCTCTCTTCATCTTAATCCTGGCTTTGGTCGGTTGCCGTGTttggagaaggaagaaaagaagcagCAGAA CAGGTGTGTCAGGCATGGCCACCTCCTTCGCAGAGCGACATAACGATGAAGGAAGAGAAGCGAAGGACTTGGACCTCCCGTTGTTCGATCTGGGAACGGTCGCAGACGCCACAGGCAACTTCTCCATGGAAAACAAGCTCGGCGAGGGGGGATTTGGTCCCGTGTACAAG GGTAAGCTGGAGGACGAGCAAGATATAGCTGTGAAGAGGCTGTCCAAGACATCGGTGCAGGGGTTCGATGAGTTCAAGAACGAGGTGGTGCTGATCGCCAAGCTGCAGCACCGTAACCTTGTTCGCCTTCTTGGTTGCTGCATTCAAGGAGAAGAAAGGATGTTGATCTACGAGTACATGCCCAACGGAAGCTTGGACTCCTTCGTCTTTG ATAAAGCCAAGGGTTTGTTGCTGAACTGGCCAACGCGTTACAGCATCATAGTTGGGATTGCCCGAGGCCTTCTGTACCTCCATCAGGATTCCAGATTGAGGATCATACACAGGGATCTGAAAGCTAGCAACATTCTTCTCGACATGCAcatgaaccctaagatatctgacTTCGGCATGGCAAGGATATTTGGAGGGGACGAATCGGAAGTAAACACCAAGAGAGTCGTCGGAACATA CGGATACATGTCTCCCGAATACGCCATGGATGGAATCTTCTCCGTGAAATCTGATGTGTTCAGTTTCGGCGTGTTGGTACTTGAGATCATCAGCGGCAAAAAGAACAGAGGAATCTATGACTCGTCACGCAGCCTCAATCTTCTGGGATAC ACGTGGAGCCTATGGAGAGAAGGTAAAGGCCTCGACTTGGTCGACGAAGCCATCGGCGACTCGTACCCAAAGGCGGAAGTCTTGAGGTGCATGAAGGTCGGACTTCTGTGCGTTCAGGAGCGACCGGAGGACCGACCGACGATGTCGTCGGTGCTGTTCATGTTGGGAAGCGACAGCGCGCTGCTGCCGCAGCCGAGGCAACCGGGCTTTGTTGCCATGAGAGGGCCGCTGGACCCCGATTCCTCGACGAGCAAGCAGGACTCGTTGTCCATCAACAATGTGTCGGTCACGATGTTTGAAGGTCGATGA